In Tripterygium wilfordii isolate XIE 37 chromosome 17, ASM1340144v1, whole genome shotgun sequence, the genomic window TTGTCCCTTGCCCAATTGTTGTGGGACAATTTTAAAATACTAACATGTTACTGGAACCAACTTTTCTTTTTGCTTCTTTTGGTTGGGAAAAATCTGATGTAATGATCCTTTCAGTTAATTAGTTTGTATATGTAATTCTACTTTAAATACAACAGGGTCTTTCAGTTTCCTCAAATCCAAAAATTAGTGGTAGTTTATATAGTTAATCATGGTTTATTATTTACTTGCTCGATATATGAGATAGCTGCTACTTCATATTTTTCCCTCAATCACTGGAAAATGTGGTGATATCTGCCATTAGTTTTGTTGCCAATAGGTATTTTCCTCAAATTCACAAGTTTTGTTGCCAATAGGTGTTTATGCTGGTGATCCTTCCAAATTAAGTATAAAAGCAGCATTTGGAAGAGTTTGGAAGTTAGAGCAAACGGGCGGTAGTCTCGTTGGTGGTGCTTTCAAGACAATCCAGGAGAGAAAAAAGACTCCCAAACCACCTCGAGACCCGTAATAATTTATGTTCAAGTGTTTGCACCTATCTTCTGAACTCTTAAGTTTCTTATTTCCTTGTAGAGTTATCATGTTCAAACCTTGACTACTAATATCCTGCAGGCGTCTACCTAAGCCAAAAGGCCAAACAGTTGGATCATTTAGAAAGGGACTTACTATGTTACCGAATGCAATCGCTGCAAGGTAATCTCTGATGTTGAGGATTTCATGTTTTGGGAAAGTGGGATCATAGAGTGTACAACCATACATAGATGGAATTAATGTTCTTTGGAATTACAAAAGCACTTTTATGTTGGCCTCCTTCAGGCCTTGTAACTTGGTTGGATGTTTGTAATCGTTGTCTTGAATTTTGGCAGGTTAGGTAGCAAACTAAAAGTATCTTGGAAGCTTTCAAATATCATTAAACTGGATAATGGAGAGTACAGTTTAACATATGAAACTCCAGAAGGACCTGTTTCTATTCAGAGCAGAAGCATTGTCATGACTGTTCCATCTCATGTTGCAAGCAGTCTGTTACGTCCTCTCTCTGTATGTTTCACTCAACTTTTTCAAAACTGGGTCATTGGCTTTATTAACGTTTGACATTGGATTGCGTGTTCTTTGTTAATTCTTTGGGTAACTCTTACAACACAAGCTTCATTTGGTGTAACTTTATGTGTTATATGGTaaacctttttgttttgttttgttttttattattttttctttttttaggtgCATTCTAGTCTATTTGTGTTGACTTGTCCTAGTGAAATTCTGTTAATGGTTCATATGTTTGCAATCTACTGGACTTGTTGACACGCTTTTTGAGTGTCtctctttgattcttttttgTAGGTGCATTCTAGTCTATTTGTGTTGACTTGTCCTAGTGAGATTCTGTTAATGGTTCATATGTTTGCAATCTACTGGACTTGTTGACATGCTTTTTGAGTGTCTCTatgattcttctttttttttgtatgtgaAATATATTCTGAAGATATCTTTAGAACTTTAATGTACAATTACTTGCAGACTGTTGCTGCCGATGaacttggaaaattttattatcCACCAGTTGCTGTAGTTTCCATCTCATACCCTAAAGAAGCAATTCGGACAGACTGCTTGATTGATGGTGAACTTAAAGGGTTTGGCCAATTGCATCCTCGCAGCCAAGGAGTTGAAACTTTAGGTAacgttattacttattagttaTGGATGTACGCCATTATGAATTTTGCTTGGCACTTAACTCCTGACTTTGGTAATAAGAATAAAATATCAACCAACCTTTTGGTGAACCGGAATTGGTTCTTGCAGGAACTATTTACAGCTCATCACTCTTTCCAAATCGAGCTCCAGCTGGAAGAATTTTACTCTTAAACTTTATTGGGGGAGCTACCAACCCTGGAATTTTATCCAAGGTTAGTAGATTGTAGAGTAAGTTTCACTTTTGTTccattcaagaaaaagaaaaagaaaaaaaagtttcattttAGTCATGATGGTGAAATACATTAGGTAAGTTCTGTACGGCAGAAGATTGGTGAAATTTGGTAATATCATTCTGGGATGTCAGGAATTATTCATGATGTTGTACCAAACTTACAAATAAAATGATGGTAGCATTGTTTTATTGAACATTTATTTTAACACATGATTAAGATTTTCATTTGCTAAAAGATTGGCATAAGTCACATGATTATAGTTGTTAATCTTGGTTTCTATCTTTTATGTGGTTTATGTTTTTATAACTCATTACAGAAATCATGAGTGATGAGTGAAACTTTAGGACGACTACATTTAAGCTTTAACTTTTTATATTGTGCATGCCATTCCCCATGGTTGATTGACATCAACACATGTTTTCCGATACATTTGCATGGTCTGTACATTTGCTTCAAAGTTttgatcatcatcattgtcAAAGCCTTAATCACCAAGTAGTTGGAATCAGCGACATAAATCCAACATGGAATATATTTAGTAGTGTTAAAGACGTGCATTTTCTTTCTGCCATTTGAATTTACACTTTTTCCTTCTTAATATTATCTGGTGGCCCCTATGTTTATGTACTACCTTGCACTTAGGTAGTGCAGTGCAGATTTGTCATGGTTTTGCTTAGTAAATTTTCGCTTACAAGTGGAACTTTTTTCTAGGGCTTTATGACCCTAGGTTTTGTGACCCTAGATGTTTGGTTTAGTTTGTGTCCTGATTTCTTATCTCACATTTTCTTTCCTACAGACAGAGAGTGAACTTGTTGAAGCAGTTGACCGTGATTTGAGAAGGATGCTTATAAATCCTAATGCAAAGGATCCACTTGCATTGGGTGTGAGGGTATGGCCTCAAGCTATTCCCCAGTTTTTGGTAGGTCACTTTGATATCCTAGATGCTGCAAAATCTGCTCTTAAGGATTCTCGGTTGCAAGGGCTGTTTCTGGGAGGCAATTATGCATCCGGTGTAGCTTTGGGCCGGTGTGTGGAGGGAGCTTATGAGGTTGCTGCTGAGGTGAATGATTTCCTCTCTCTATATGAATACAAATGACAGATCCTGGGCAACAACCTTGGCTTCTAACTCAAAGGCTGGCGTCATTTTGTAGAAATTAATGTCTGTTAGAACACAATATATTGAGTCGCGCATTATGTGATCGGAATCCTTGCAATACACAGACAGACAATTAAGACGTGAGCTATGACCAATTTGTTTCTGTAACTTTCTGGAGATCAGCAACTTAAATAACCATCCGACTTCGTTTTGTGTGGATTACATTTCATGTAGCTTGAATTGAGACAGATGGTGAGCATGATTGGGCTTATAATGCAATGAGAGTGAAGTCATCTGGCTGTTAGTCTGTTACAAAGAATTTTGGTTCTCCTAAGAGCAGGATCATGCCCCCGTGTAGGGCTAATGAGGGAGACGCTTACACGGGGAAGTCGAAACTTGAAAGCAATCCCATGTTTTGAGTGGACATTTTCGTCAGTCATTGCGGACAGGACAGGTTGGGCTACTTTTGCCCTTTATTTGCGCTATCGGTCTAGTATGTCTGCAAATCTAAGGCCCAGCCCATAACAAATGTTCTCTCAATCTCTTcatacttcaaagttcaaactaagTCAACTAACTAAACCATTGTTTCTTGAAATGATGAAAGTGTTACCCACGATACActgttacattattttttaaatcgaAAACACAGTCGGGCCTATGTGTGACCATAATGATATTGTTTTTAATGGGAATCGAACTTAGACTTTCTGACCCTAATAAACAAttgggaaaataaaataataataataataaatcactGCAAATGCAAGCACAAGACATGCAATGGAGACACCAAGGAAGCAACAAAATAGCAGGCggaaaatatattttgagtTAGCCTGTCACGTTCTCCTTTTGACTTTTCCCTAATGTCTTTGCATGTACGTTTCGA contains:
- the LOC119981631 gene encoding protoporphyrinogen oxidase 1, chloroplastic, whose translation is MTTINGLSLLRSTPSLVPSFPRTYPFQKPFKLSCSGGEDSAFTSTISPSMVSGGPISGGANSSKFDCVIVGGGISGLCIAQALANKHRDVAPNVIVTEASDRVGGNITTVEKDGYLWEEGPNSFQPSDAMLSLAVDNGLKEDLVLGDPNAPRFVLWDGKLRPIPSKPTDLPFFDLMSTGGKLRAGLGALGIRPPPPGHEESVEEFVRRNLGNEVFERLIEPFCSGVYAGDPSKLSIKAAFGRVWKLEQTGGSLVGGAFKTIQERKKTPKPPRDPRLPKPKGQTVGSFRKGLTMLPNAIAARLGSKLKVSWKLSNIIKLDNGEYSLTYETPEGPVSIQSRSIVMTVPSHVASSLLRPLSTVAADELGKFYYPPVAVVSISYPKEAIRTDCLIDGELKGFGQLHPRSQGVETLGTIYSSSLFPNRAPAGRILLLNFIGGATNPGILSKTESELVEAVDRDLRRMLINPNAKDPLALGVRVWPQAIPQFLVGHFDILDAAKSALKDSRLQGLFLGGNYASGVALGRCVEGAYEVAAEVNDFLSLYEYK